tctctctccgtgtctttGGTATAGAGGAGTGCAGGGCGTGTGGCTGCAGCTGCAGGACATCCACAGTGCCTTTGGTCTGAGGTATCAGTGGGGCGGCTCACACAGTAACAAAGCTCTGCTCTGCTCACTGGGCATCGACACACGGAACATAGTGAGTGTGCTTCGTACGTCAAGATCGGACATTTACCGTGTAATACAGAATATCCACTTGTGTACGGCGCTAGAGTaccacacaaaaaacatttacagatgtAAACCTTTAAAACAAAGTCAAAGCGCTGACTTACTGACAGAAAGATGACCTTCGATGAACAGCGACGACGCCGACTTGGCGAGGAAAGCAACGTCGTTAACGAGTGTGACTACGGTGTGGTCGCTACGTTGCGTCGTGTTTAGTGAGCAACGTTGCAAATGGCACACATTACAGTTGTCAGTCATGTGTGCTCATTAGAATATTAGGCCCCGCCCATCCAATTTAAGCCTTTAGTCACTTTTTGGTCTTTGATTGATTGAAACTTTGAAGAGTTTTATTAAACTCTTATCGTATGTCCCTCTCTCTTACACAGCTGTTCACAGGTCAGAAGAAGCAGCCCGTTATCGTACCCATGTATGCGGCAAGTCTGGTGAGAAATTCTGACCATATTTTACGTACATTCTGACCACCTTTCAGATCTTCCGAGTCTTTCtcatacctctctctctctctctcgctctctctgtagGGAATGCTGGAACCCACTAAAGAGCCGGTGAAGCCTGTTTCTGCCGCCGAGATGATCGCCTCCATAGCGCAGTCTCCCTCTGTGTCCACAGAGATGAGCACCTGCCCCACCGATGCAGCACAGGTGTGTGCTTTATGATCAATGTTTCAGTTTAATGGAGTCTAATGGACAAgcaagatttgtttgtttgtttatttatttgtaaaaaagaCCTCAGTGGTTCAGACCTGCTGATCACGGATCATCTAATCGTTGGACAGTTATAGAAGCGACCCAGCCAgaatcatatataaaaaaaaacctagttcAGTTTGCTACGATCTCATCCGCTTAATTGATACAGATAACATCTAATTATCATTGTGTTTTACACCACTGAAGGTTTGTTAACATCGTAGCTCCAGTGCAAAACATCAGATTGTCTTTGTATCATGaagaaattctctctctctttctctctctctctctctctctctctctctctctctcccccccactCTATTAAGGACTCCCTCCCACCGGTGCAGTTTGACTGGAGCAGCAGTGGCCTTACAAACCCTTTGGATGGTACGTTCCATTATGCAGCGTTCATGTTGATGAAGATGAGGTTTGGTGCATCTCGGTTCTTCTGTGTTTTAGAACAAGCTCAGGAATGTTAAGTCTTAACTGCTCCTAACCTTCTAACACAGCAAGCATTAACCCTCTTTTGAAGTCACCCTAAACTCACAAGAATACATTTGAGACGGTGTTAAACGTGTGAAAGGCCATttgttgtgttcttttttttttttttttttttttttttttttttcctcatcgtTATACTGGGGTcgcaaaattccgggaattttcaaggctggaaaatTTCCGTGGGATTTAACCtcaatatatggaaataaactgggaattttttttttttttttaaatgctgagttacttataacaaggaacttaaatgtatcTTGCAGCatgattttgtttaaaacaacaacaatgcagTCTGTACCCTGGTCACttgcacactgcttactggaaggccattgaggccaaaccccctgcaggtacttacattcttccataacatgcatagtaacacttttattttaggaccatttaactagttgcttattagcatgaatattaatagaatattggctatttattagtacttattaagcacatattaatgccttattctgcatgaccttattctacattcttaattgtacccaatacctaaacttaataactaccttactgatgcttaataagcagtaaattaggagtgttaccacatgcacagattATTGACATCCACAGATGCCCCCACACCCCCTACTTCCTACTTACACTTAAATCAAagatgtcattttaaaaatgtgtataacCTTACATGCACGTCTtcttatgaccaaacaacatgtttatttatgtttgtatatgatgtagtttatatacatttccctatatttccaaatagttaccataaatttccataaattcccgtTGAagtttggaatatttccaaaattccccagattaagttcccgtggaaatttaccggaaactttccgctCCTAACTGGtgcattttctaaaaaaaaaaaaaagttttgggtGACTTCATGTTCTTTGCTGTTTTGTCTTTAATATtaacagtttattatttatttttgtactaaCCTGCAAGTGTCTATCTTTGTCTTACTCACTCTgttgctctctctttttttttttttttttctgtctcggTCTTTTTTCCACTCTGTTGCACTCttctttcgctctctctttcgTTTCCTTCCCCCTGCTCACTGAAGCGAGTGGAGGTTCGTCTCTGCTGAATCTGGACTTTTTTGGCCCGGTGGAAGAGTCACCCTCCAGTACCGCTACCTCCATACCAGGTCAGCTGAGGTCAAAAGTCACAGTGAATGGTCAGGGTCCTTGTGTAATTCTACCTctagctgtgtgtttttctcctccttctcatcTGTGCATGGTCAGCATTAACGTTTCAGCTTTGCAATAGAAGtagggtttgtgtgtttgtagtgtgttcatgttcaagtgttcacactcgtgtgtgtgtgttaggtgtcgACCCTGAGCTGTACGAGCTGACCCAGGCTAAGCTGGACGTTAACGGAGGCAGCAGCAGAGTAGTGGATGCGTTCGCTCGCCTCATGTCCACTGTGGAGAAGACCAACACGTccaccaggtaacacacacacactgcactaacTCTTCTCCAACAGCAGGGGGCAGCAGACACCATCTCTACTACACTCGACATAGACAGCAGCCAGTTTGTCTCAGTTAAAGTTACACAGATTTACTTCTGAATGTTGCAGACCTCTGGGACTGGAGACTCCtcctgtaaatgtttatatagaGAGTCTCCGTaaacgagctgttgctatagaaacaataactgCTGCATTATTAACCTGTGATTTTCGGCTGCATTAACAGTtaacgttcattcattcattttctatataaGCAGCTATCAATGAGGGGAGGATTATTTctttgacgtgtgtgtgtgtgtgtgtgtgtgtgtgtgtgtgtgtgtgtgtgtgtgtgtatggtgcagGCGGGTGCAGACGCAGAAGGAGGAGAACCTGAGTGAAGAGGCTCGGCGTGTCATCTCCATTCTGCCTGATCTCTCCTTCATGCAGGCCAAAGTGCTAATGTTCCCCTCCACACtcactcctcttcctctctccaccTGTTCCTCCATATCCCCCTCTCCCATCCCAGactgatcccccccccccccacgtcTTTTGTCTTTGGTTCACTTTAGCTCAGCTTGTTGGAATCACTTTAAGTTTGTTGTGTGTACCTGAGCGAAGTGGAGCAGAGTGTTCAGTATCTAGAGGTGAGGACGAATCTGTATTGGGGATGCACCCGTCCTGTTAACTCACAATGCGCTacatcattcagctacaagccTGATCATGTGACGTGTTAGCTCGCTCTCTGTCAGACCTGACCATTGGTTTTAATTccagtgtctctcacacacgtacacaaacaaactcttcctgtcctttttttgtcagtttgtgCTGCACATCTCGTTTTCACGATGTTACCAATCAGTTTTTGCCATAGCCCCACCCACACCACCCCCTTGGTGCTCTAGACTTCTATCATGTCCCTGATCCCATAACTTAACTCTACACTGGTACAGCTCTCTTACTGATCCACATAGCTGAGATAATCTGTCTGGCCCCGCCCCCTCAGCTATCTGGATCAGTCTGTCTGACCCCACCTCAGCTATGTGGATCAGTCTGtctggccccgcccactcagcTATCGGGATGAGTCTGTCTGGTCCCACCCCCTTAGCTATATGCTGCAGTTTGCTTGACCCACCCTGTAGTTTTACATAAATTTCATACTTCAAAAACAGCAACTTGGCGAGCTgtccaaccccccccccccccacgccCTGTCCAATAGTTGTAATCATGTCATTGCCTTTCAGTGTGATTTCCAGAAGTTTATAAATCTCGAGTCTTCTCCACGACATACAGCAGCACTCGGTATCAGATCGGTGCATCCCTAATATCTCCAGCAGAGTTCTCTCCGTTCTAGAGGTTCAGCGTGTATATAATCAGGGATAAGACTTCTTTTTCCATTCTAGGTTTTGTTTATGGTTCGGTATGattccagctgtgtgtgtgtgtgtgagtgagtgagtgtgttaatTATCATTTTGCTGAGGAAACACTGGTTAAAAGTCCTTCAACGAAGGCAAATAGTGACATGAAATCAATGAAAGATGTATGTAATAGACTTGAAACCATACTGCCTGCAAAATTCTGCTGgttgatttattattgttattatttttaaatcagtttgAAAGGCCTTAGGTTTTAATCATTTTAGTCAATATAATTATGGGTATAATTAACGTTTAGTTCGGAGCTTCGGTTAGTTAGGATTATGTTTTTTGGGGGTTTAACATGTTCACTGTATCCAGCACGTCTGCGTTCTGTCCGTCACTGCAGCTTTTATTATCGCTGTTGTTTTAAACTCTTAAAGGTGAAACCACTGTAATGTGACCCATGTAATGAAGGCATCATGATTTGACTTGAAGTACTTTAGCCAATAAGGGACCAATAGTATGCATTTACCTTTTAATTTAGCGTCTTAAACACGCTCGCTCTGGCCGAGCATCATGGGAAATGTGCACAAAAGCTGTTCCTTTacctgtttgcttttttttttctaattttttttgtttcatgccCCCCCACTGtgttgtcctgtctgtctgtctttctgtgtggaATTTTGCACATTGTAAAGCTGTAATGGAAGTACTACTAAAATCATGTAGGTGTACAGTAAGACTGtggaaaatgtacaaaaacGGATTGTTACGGGGAAATTCCTATGGAAACACAATCTTACTGatgatctggtgtgtgtgtgtgtgtgtgtgtgtggaggaaaaaaagagcCCTGCCCCCCCCTCAAGGTTGGATTGAGCATGCTCGGGCTCTTTTGGACGAAAATCTTTAAGTGTGTAAATTTTCTTTTAGTGTACACAaggaattaaaataatttaagagACGTCGTCGATTGTGTGATGTTTTAATCATGAGATGTGTGTCGAGCTTGCTTTAATGCAGAAACGCTCGCGAACCGATCTGCGTTACGGCTACGTTACTTTCCGCTTTTTTTAATGCTACATAGAGCTACCGTAAAAATGGGCTAATTCGCCAGGACCGTTAGCTGGTTCGATTGTAAtctttttacaaataatttaacGCCTGATGGAGATACAGCAGGTTTGTGATTCCTCtttgtgtgaaatatttttccTGTCAGCATTTTGCCTTTCCAGATTCCACTGTTGGGCTGCGACGGTGTTCTGTCACTGCGTATGGAATTTGCCTCTAGGCATCGTTCAGACTGCAGCTTAAAGAAATTCTGAGTCACTGTCAGCACCTCAACCTGTTTGCATCGGACAGGAAAGAAAGGAGACGTGTatctaaaaacaaaaccatcacctttatttaaaaaagatttgagtagtaaaatattgaacattcatttctataaaagtgtaaaatctattaaaattcaaaatagaGCTGAAAAATATCTTGTATATTACATCCCTGCATTGCGTgctgtataataaatacatgcGTGTTGctcaaataaatatacagtcgtTTCCATGGCTACCAGCTTGGGCTACAGCCCATAATTCACAACACTGCAGTAACAATTTACttgacatgtttgttttttatagacgTTTAATATAAGCTAACCCCAGACTGATTCTTTTCAAAAGAAATCAATTTAAATattgaaagtttaaaaaaaaaaaaaacaagctccagtctcttgtttttctttttggccTCATGACCCAACCAGCACTTCCATAATGTGCTCCAGATCGTTCAGGTCCGTTTTGAACGGCTGGTTTGTCAAGCTCCTTACCAGGTCGTCCGTCACCATGGAGACGACCTTTGACTGCGAGCCCGAGCTAGAACTCAGGTTCAAGGTGCAAGGGTTCAACTCGCACAGAAAGTTGTCGAGGTCTGAAAACAGGAAGTCATCCAGCGAGAGTTCAGGAAGGAATGCCGGGCATGATGAGTGGAGGGAGGGGTTTACTAGCGAGGGGGTGTGGCTTAAAGTGGGCTGGGTGAAGTCTAAGTGAGACTCGAGGAAGATGGTCTGCATTGGAGTTTCTTTTTCAGTTCTGTTTGTCTCTGAttctgagagagaggaggaggaggcacgTGTCTCGTCGAGTTCTGCCAATGTCGAGATGAAGCCATCCTTAGGAGAGAAATCTGGCTCAACATCCTGCTCGAGAACCCATGCTGGGGTCAAACTGACCTCAAGCGCTTGATGCTGTGGGAGTTTCTGGCAGTCATTTGCTGGAGGGCTGGGACGCGGTGCTCCCTGGTGACTGATCTCCCCCTGAAGGAGCCGGAGCATGTTGGTGATTAGGACACGGCGGCCCAGACAGGGAACGTGGCACAGCTTCTGAAGCGAAAGCTGCAGGACCGTCTGCCTCTGCCACGAGTAAGCCGTGGATGACTCTGCGCATATGGCCGCCATCTTGGGCTGGGTATCGggctcatcctcatcctctggTTCCAGTGTTCGTTTCAGACCCGTACACGACATGTGGCACGTATCTGTGAGAACAGGAAGAGAGACAAAATTTGATGTTTCATAAAGTTAAAAGCTTCTTCCGGTCGCTTCTGAAGTTGGTCTTTCTGCAAGAAGATACATAAACCATGTGACATGTTAGCAGACGTGCCGTTGTCTGGAAACAAACTATAGTAATATTATTTCTAAATGTGTCAAATGCTATTTTTGCTATTACTCTATTATTCCTGGTACTGATCAGTCCCTCTCTCAGCCGACACTGGTGTTTGGACCCCTAAGTGTAACTGTGATAATGTTGGTTATGATTTCTACTACAACTCTTACTAACTAATCAAACAAgcgaataaataaacaaatccctGCTTATGATTAACAGGGGACTCTGGGCCCCATATCGagacttaaaggtggggtctccgttgtttaaaagccaatgttgacttttgaaatcaccaaaacaaacacgcccctaacccaaatgggtcccacccctgtatcgagagctccacccacacatacatacgtaacccaggcaactaacagaaagaaacgtgtctttatcatagctgaagggaagaacaatacgattgtagataaacaaacaagcaaaaatgacacaca
This genomic window from Tachysurus fulvidraco isolate hzauxx_2018 chromosome 18, HZAU_PFXX_2.0, whole genome shotgun sequence contains:
- the sertad2a gene encoding SERTA domain-containing protein 2 yields the protein MSCTGLKRTLEPEDEDEPDTQPKMAAICAESSTAYSWQRQTVLQLSLQKLCHVPCLGRRVLITNMLRLLQGEISHQGAPRPSPPANDCQKLPQHQALEVSLTPAWVLEQDVEPDFSPKDGFISTLAELDETRASSSSLSESETNRTEKETPMQTIFLESHLDFTQPTLSHTPSLVNPSLHSSCPAFLPELSLDDFLFSDLDNFLCELNPCTLNLSSSSGSQSKVVSMVTDDLVRSLTNQPFKTDLNDLEHIMEVLVGS